The following coding sequences lie in one Myxococcus xanthus genomic window:
- a CDS encoding AMP-binding protein, with protein sequence MSQNPVPSYAHGTSTTPLLGETIGQNLRRTVERHGDREALVVASQGFRATYQQLWALTSQVARGLMALGVQKGDRVGLWSPNRFEWVAVQYATARIGAILVNINPAYRTSELEYALNQSGAKVLLHAQGFRQTDYRGMVKEVQPRCAGLATALVLEDDWQRLLDGAKDVSEDALATREASLQFDDAINIQYTSGTTGFPKGATLSHHNVLNNGFFIGEALRYGPEDRVCIPVPFYHCFGMVIGNLACTSHGATMVIPAEAFDPLTVLQTVQAERCTSLYGVPTMFIAELDHPRFGEFDLSTLRTGVMAGSPCPVEVMKQVQSRMHMREVTICYGMTETSPVSTQSALDEPLDKRVSTVGRVHPHLEVKVIDAGTGEVVPRGSPGELCTRGYSVMLGYWANPEATAAAVDAAGWMRTGDLAVMDDEGYVKVVGRIKDTIIRGGENISPREVEEFLHTHPGVSETQVIGVPSKKYGEEVMAWVRVKPGATLTGEELTRFCAGRIASFKIPRYWKFVDAFPMTVTGKVQKFKMREASVVELGLEDAAAIKTA encoded by the coding sequence ATGTCCCAAAACCCGGTCCCTTCCTATGCCCATGGCACCAGCACCACCCCGCTGCTGGGGGAGACGATTGGCCAGAACCTGCGCCGCACCGTCGAGCGCCACGGCGACCGGGAGGCCCTGGTGGTGGCGTCCCAGGGGTTTCGGGCCACGTATCAACAGCTCTGGGCGCTCACCTCGCAGGTGGCTCGGGGGCTGATGGCCCTGGGCGTCCAGAAGGGGGACCGGGTGGGGCTCTGGTCACCCAACCGCTTCGAATGGGTGGCTGTCCAGTACGCCACGGCCCGTATCGGCGCCATCCTGGTCAACATCAACCCGGCCTACCGCACCTCGGAACTGGAGTACGCCCTCAACCAGTCCGGCGCCAAGGTGCTGCTCCACGCACAGGGCTTCCGGCAGACGGACTACCGGGGCATGGTGAAAGAGGTCCAGCCGCGCTGTGCCGGCCTGGCGACGGCGCTCGTCTTGGAGGACGACTGGCAGCGGCTGCTCGATGGCGCGAAGGATGTTTCAGAGGACGCGCTGGCCACCCGCGAGGCGTCGCTCCAGTTCGATGACGCCATCAACATCCAATACACGTCGGGAACGACAGGCTTTCCGAAGGGCGCCACGCTGTCGCACCACAATGTCCTGAACAACGGCTTCTTCATCGGGGAGGCCTTGCGCTACGGCCCCGAGGACCGGGTGTGCATCCCAGTGCCGTTCTATCACTGCTTTGGCATGGTGATTGGCAACCTGGCCTGTACCAGCCACGGCGCCACCATGGTGATTCCCGCCGAGGCGTTCGACCCGTTGACGGTGCTCCAGACGGTGCAGGCCGAGCGCTGCACGTCGCTGTACGGCGTGCCCACGATGTTCATCGCGGAGCTGGACCATCCGCGTTTCGGTGAGTTCGATTTGTCGACGCTGCGCACCGGTGTCATGGCGGGCTCGCCGTGCCCGGTGGAGGTGATGAAGCAGGTGCAGTCGCGCATGCACATGCGCGAGGTGACCATTTGCTACGGCATGACGGAGACGTCGCCGGTGTCCACGCAGAGCGCGCTGGATGAGCCGTTGGACAAGCGGGTGTCCACCGTGGGGCGCGTGCATCCGCACCTGGAGGTCAAGGTCATCGACGCGGGCACGGGGGAAGTGGTTCCTCGCGGCTCGCCGGGCGAGCTGTGCACGCGCGGGTACAGCGTCATGTTGGGGTACTGGGCCAACCCCGAGGCCACCGCCGCGGCCGTGGACGCCGCCGGGTGGATGCGCACGGGCGACCTCGCGGTGATGGACGACGAGGGCTACGTGAAGGTGGTGGGCCGCATCAAGGACACCATCATCCGGGGCGGTGAGAACATCTCCCCGCGCGAGGTCGAGGAGTTCCTCCACACGCACCCAGGCGTCAGCGAGACACAAGTCATTGGCGTGCCGAGCAAGAAGTACGGCGAGGAGGTCATGGCCTGGGTGCGCGTGAAGCCCGGCGCCACGCTCACCGGCGAGGAGCTGACGCGGTTCTGCGCGGGCCGCATCGCGTCCTTCAAGATTCCCCGCTACTGGAAGTTCGTGGACGCGTTCCCGATGACGGTGACGGGCAAGGTGCAGAAGTTCAAGATGCGCGAGGCGTCCGTCGTCGAGCTGGGGCTGGAGGACGCCGCGGCCATCAAGACGGCTTGA
- a CDS encoding TfoX/Sxy family protein — translation MARTDSFVEYTVELLEKLGPVKSRSMFGGWGLYFGGRMFGLIGGGQLFLKVDDVTKPDFQAAGCRPFVYEGMSTPVELGYWTPPADAADDAYALLPWARKAVDAANRAALKKAKKTPRKKAPAKKRTSRVKPS, via the coding sequence ATGGCCCGGACGGACAGCTTCGTTGAGTACACGGTGGAACTACTGGAGAAGCTGGGGCCCGTGAAGTCCCGGTCGATGTTCGGCGGCTGGGGGCTCTACTTCGGCGGACGGATGTTCGGGCTCATCGGCGGCGGGCAACTGTTCCTGAAGGTGGATGACGTCACCAAGCCGGACTTCCAGGCCGCCGGATGCCGGCCTTTCGTCTACGAAGGCATGAGCACCCCGGTGGAGCTGGGCTATTGGACTCCGCCTGCGGACGCGGCGGATGACGCCTACGCGCTCCTGCCCTGGGCCCGGAAGGCCGTGGACGCGGCGAACCGGGCTGCGTTGAAGAAAGCGAAGAAGACGCCGCGAAAGAAGGCACCGGCGAAGAAGCGCACCTCGCGCGTCAAGCCGTCTTGA
- a CDS encoding LysR family transcriptional regulator gives MTSEQLRAFLEVARAGRLGTAARGLGLSQSGLSRQLQSLEAALGTRLLVRTPGGAVLTDAGERFLPHAQRALDALTAGTSELERLSGTPHGVVSLGTLHTVGAYLLPDIIPAFARQFPEVRPRLSEGLAPAMEEGVARGALDLAILSLPVRRADLVAQRLWEESLVLAVPRGHRLTKSGKPVTMDEVVEEPWVIIPGMSGTRAMEAACEARGVTPRLAVETDNAEAMRRMVERGLGVAVVPQLMARDHHARGFDVVPLARAGLKRQVALIHRGEGYLTAAARALKSFIVESVRAMPEPWGTRKAAPGPRVR, from the coding sequence ATGACCTCCGAACAGCTCCGAGCCTTCCTCGAAGTCGCCCGGGCGGGACGCCTGGGCACCGCCGCGCGTGGGCTGGGTCTGTCCCAGTCCGGCCTCTCCCGGCAGCTCCAATCACTCGAGGCCGCCCTGGGCACGCGCTTGCTCGTCCGCACGCCTGGGGGCGCGGTGCTGACAGATGCGGGAGAGCGCTTCCTGCCTCACGCCCAGCGCGCCCTGGACGCACTGACGGCGGGCACCTCGGAGCTGGAGCGGCTGTCCGGGACGCCACACGGCGTGGTGTCGCTCGGCACGCTGCATACCGTGGGGGCGTACCTGCTGCCGGACATCATCCCAGCCTTCGCCCGCCAGTTCCCGGAGGTCCGGCCGCGGCTGAGCGAGGGACTGGCACCGGCCATGGAGGAAGGCGTGGCACGCGGGGCCCTGGACCTGGCCATCCTCTCCCTCCCCGTGCGGCGCGCAGACCTGGTGGCGCAGCGACTGTGGGAGGAGTCACTGGTGCTCGCCGTCCCGCGTGGACACCGGCTGACGAAGTCAGGCAAGCCCGTGACGATGGACGAGGTCGTGGAAGAGCCCTGGGTCATCATCCCCGGCATGAGCGGCACCCGGGCGATGGAGGCCGCCTGTGAGGCGCGGGGCGTGACACCCCGCCTGGCGGTGGAGACGGACAACGCGGAGGCCATGCGCCGCATGGTGGAGCGCGGCCTGGGCGTGGCGGTGGTGCCGCAGTTGATGGCCCGCGACCACCATGCCCGGGGCTTCGACGTGGTGCCCCTGGCGCGCGCCGGGCTGAAGCGGCAGGTGGCGCTGATACACCGGGGAGAGGGCTACCTCACGGCCGCGGCGCGGGCGCTCAAGTCCTTCATCGTGGAGAGCGTGCGCGCCATGCCGGAACCCTGGGGCACGAGGAAGGCCGCTCCAGGCCCTCGGGTGCGCTAG